TTTACCCAGTTCAAAACAGACTTTCTGTTTGGGGCGGTTCGGCCAGTCGCAAATCAGCGGCAGGTCGATTAATCCTTCGTCGCGCTCCATCAATCCCCATACGCGGGCGATGTAGGCTTTTTTGGGTTCGCGTTCGCGAAACTGGCGTTTTAACTCACGCTCGGCGGCTTTGGTCAGCGCGACGACGATGACGCCGCTGGTGGCCATGTCCAGACGGTGGACGGACTGCGCGTCTGGGTAGTTCGCCTGAATGCGGCTCATCACGCTGTCTTGGTGTTCCGGCGCACGGCCGGGCACCGAGAGTAAGCCGCTGGGCTTATTCACCACCATGATGTGCCGATCCTGATACAGAATGTGCAACCAGGGATCGGTAGGGGGATTGTAAGGTTCCATCGCTGCTGCCTTTCTCCAGGCTATTGATAACGTGTGATGCTTTATCGCCACTCCCCCGGCGTCCCCTTTGTCAGAGGCGTCGTGGCACGCAATATTCGCTTTTCTCCCTCCCTTGTGAAGGGGAGGGACGGGGTGGGGTTAATCAATAAAAATACGCTTACTGATGCGTGACCACCACCAGACGGATC
This window of the Brenneria goodwinii genome carries:
- the rluA gene encoding bifunctional tRNA pseudouridine(32) synthase/23S rRNA pseudouridine(746) synthase RluA gives rise to the protein MEPYNPPTDPWLHILYQDRHIMVVNKPSGLLSVPGRAPEHQDSVMSRIQANYPDAQSVHRLDMATSGVIVVALTKAAERELKRQFREREPKKAYIARVWGLMERDEGLIDLPLICDWPNRPKQKVCFELGKAAQTEYQVLSRDADGTTRVRLMPITGRSHQLRVHLLALGHPILGDGFYAHPQAKAKAPRLLLHAQELCIMHPEFKTPMHFRCEADF